gtcctggtctggtgcttataaaagttttagagtctagaatcgagtctgagacgtgaacgttatggcaacgccatacaaattgtatgtgtgtgacatcattagagattgagtctggactctaaaagttttataccggcctcggtggcgtcgtggttaggtcatcggtcaacaggctggtaggtactgggttcggatcccagtcgaggcatgggattttttaatccagataccgactgcaaaccctgagtgagtgctccgcaaggctcaatgggtaggtgtaaaccacttgcaccgaccagtgatccacaactggttcaacaaaggccatggtttgtgctatcctgcctgtgggatggtacatataaaagatcccttgctgctaatcggaaagagtagcccatgaagtggtgacagcgggtttcctctcaaaatctgtgtggtccttgaccatatgtttgacgccatataaccgtaaataaaatgtgttgagtgcgtcgttaaataaaacatttctttctttaagttttataagcacgggctcacacacatcagctatctgggctgtctgtccaggacagttggttagttgttagttgttggtgagaAAAAAGAGGGTGTTAGAGaagagtcgttaaaattcgctcttgGTGGGAaccagtacctaacagccttatgtccgatggcttaaccacgacaccaccgaggcctgtatCCAACtcaaggtcaggtcaggtcctatggttttatgtgcacattgagagcaagctgttgtagcgcacgcctgtcatggacacaggtGCCGGTCTTGGccagctcctctgtccaggacaggaaaaaggtttggggtgggagggagaagggaccgcccgcactgacaggtgcaagaGAACACCTGCAGCCCGACCGGGGTTGGTCAGGCGCGTgcgagaggggggggggggttaggggggtcgaaacccacccacccctgctCAAGGCGGAAAAAAatttcatatcccgattttgTACATTCCTGTGAATGGATATGGAAGTACTGAGATGTTATCGGGCTTCGCCggacacctcgacccccccccccccccctgcaaaattccctgcgcacgcccctgttGGTAGCGGGCAACACTactataatagtatatatatctCGTTTTCCCGCCAAAATCATGAATACTGCTTTCTTTGCTGCCCATCCTAAAAGTGCACGTCCACTCCATCGTTTTAATCGTCTCCAGGATCGCCGACTAAGAAACCAGGCGTCTGACTCGTGCAGCACTGCAAACGTCACCAGCAACACTAGCAGGTATGCATAGCGCATCtgcaaacaatacaaaaaaaaaaaacaataaaaaaaattacaaacccGAATTCTGTCGGAAATGGCGATCGGGTTGGACATGGTTcaagtaacagaccctagtttgtaaacactgcGGCGTACTTTTCACTATCAGAGCGTttggtaactgaaatcagaTATTGCGTGgatgttattgtttatattatccatttccgtacatccgaagtgtttatgATCAGTctcgtgtttttaatatcacgaaATACATgcttttcttcatattttttttttaaagcacacacgtatacctctgagaagtaacgttTATGAAGACAAGCTCTTGTCTATTTTTTAGGGTTTTCCCCGTTTTCATGTCACAGATTCTtaataactttatccaaacgtATTAGTggtttttctgcataaaatattagtggctgtatattaaactattagtcggaaacatcttacaatgcaacaaactcaggaatgtccctttaaaattctTATTTCAAGCAAACTTGTTAGGAGGTCACTTCGCGGTCGTCATAGTTTTAAGTAAACCGTAAACAGCTGCCGATCTTTTGTGTCACTTGGGGATGCATCAAGGACCACTAGTGTAGCTAGGGGGTGGGGGCATTAGAACCATAGCTACCAAATCAtacctttttcttttctccCATCACCTTTAATATTTGCATGCCGCTCCATAACATGGTAAAAGCGGAAATTAACGCTCACCGACCctatataaaatcctggctaagCCAATgtcccccaaaaaaacaccctAACAACGTTACACCAGAAAGTGCTACGCTAATACTACTATGCCATCTTGTTTGTTTGTGCCAATACTTCTATCTATttgcaatatataaaaaaaaagtgtatagtTTTTGTTATAAGATGCATAAAACTATAAGTGTAGGgtgcaaacaaaaagaagaaaaaatggaaTTGCTATCTTCAGCAAAAATTAGTATGTAGCTCATTTCAAAAACACCATTGAGAGGTCCCCTTTttcatgattaaaaaaaatactgcaCGTCACTGGTACGTGTTTAGAATTATTATTTCTGAACatccagtatacatgtataattatggTTATGGTTTTGATTGTCTTAATGTCTAGAACCACGAGCCAGAGGCTTGACCGTGTCGGGCGCCAGAATTTTGTTAATACATGGCtttataggtagcactaaaccaaataacttccggctgggtcaaagttcttTAGATGGAGAAgataacaccacaagtcctgtgattggttataaatgtgagtgtgttggttgtaaaaaaaaaatgagtttcatctgggctaaaaatgtatgcaattttatttcatctagtaccactgtgttaagtagccttgtgcttgaaacatgtacggGATACCTGcagaaaaaaaagtactcaaattttgtgtgaaactaggggtgttgtaaaaacatctggttataccgaaaatgagccatgaaaggtaccattttcttcagttaatattttgagGTAAGGGttatagtactgatatttatgggtcatagtttagttgatatattgcatataatgtttttaaacacaaacgttaaaaTGGTCGCcaatgggattttatttggtatagtactacctttatAGGCTCACTTTTCCGAACTACATTCAACGCAATCATCGTGATGTTTGACAATTTAGCACATGTACACAGACTTATAACGAAAATTCATTATGGGACAAATTCCGTTTGTCCATAATTcgcatgtataatattatacgtGTACGTACTTAGATACGCACTACGGAGACGTATAAATGGAATCTACTCAACCTGTTTGCATAGAAATTTATTGCTACGTATTATGCGTTACGTATTACGTACACTGGCCTGTGTTGGTATTTGTAGCGTAAATGCGTATGCGTATGCGCATTCCAGATAAGATTTCAATTTGGGTCGGACGAATTTATAGGCTATTAACACGTTTTAAAATCCATTTCATTTGATATACTAAAGAAATGCTAGCTATTACTGGCAATAAACTAAGTTTGGaccaaaatacaatataatgttGCAAGAGGACCAATGGCATTGGctcatatatttttataaaattaatagaaattATTCTTCAAGTTAAGAGACAATTTTTTCCGATTTACTTTCTCTATCCCAATCATAATTCTCCAGAGACAAGTTATCTGG
This DNA window, taken from Gigantopelta aegis isolate Gae_Host chromosome 4, Gae_host_genome, whole genome shotgun sequence, encodes the following:
- the LOC121370314 gene encoding uncharacterized protein LOC121370314 isoform X2, with the translated sequence MRYAYLLVLLVTFAVLHESDAWFLSRRSWRRLKRWSGRALLGWAAKKAVFMILAGKRDVSEYDTNKDGVLDVDELEKVMSTRDAENLFEISDHDATKKTDIDLADQLST